A window of the Acanthochromis polyacanthus isolate Apoly-LR-REF ecotype Palm Island chromosome 10, KAUST_Apoly_ChrSc, whole genome shotgun sequence genome harbors these coding sequences:
- the LOC110957762 gene encoding plectin-like — MEDHMTSSDAAVTGSSSVAMGTDSVGAEPDLQILCNRLDILEQKAGPTVQPESYLRNRIRQLERSERSLLLQLYQLASSSQLPSMQHSQRLDQRLHMLREEVRNMTQEKERGERVWRDRLQRCQRQLKVKEEEMTRQSQYFENFKTQLQHKLSIARDREQRLQNRIYTLEKQLLDMTVSAASGMASIRAIRITAGTVAHLDERDRLPSMREEGEGEEEKKEEKRKQWQTSVATEREERREGDEGTTEKDTEGGRNKDIKQASNEARLQGFIISLQEDLRVLLEREEDKMTEQRGLMEQLQKTQENSHFLGCKVEEMKAEVHQLKLSESSLMDEVEELREENQRLQQILRDAPIRAPSQSSTIPEFTCPSPGTSSPCCSPAVCSLPFSSLSYTTTMGQSSAGSLGEIQSTSDEERGKPHSSALPSVYHQAAAESKQTNTEDHPSSVKSKTLSKIVPLNLFHHVGAISDKSIQSLSMTTESLGEFKLGNWCTKGILNLEESPSEESDALREAYRSLGFSEDLSALQEQHDDLEVALQHTQDQLQVLAQENAQLKLQLRKQAEEQQTETKQECSKEKINTVFTNERADHLPSSSAQDDTILALAQGDLVKALNQENRALADRIQKLLAHIELREEEFMKQQTQLSDHVSRLEEDAVRLEQENQEQGCLISELTRKTEDDLNTIMELQQKLVESVEHQEESQGHKQQCSENRDAVSGGSVLNIQEECINSLVESVLKGEEKQLIFSQKVDTLTTSATSVCQHDNNDSLQNSLHVTSLTDQVVHLNNSIQSLKTEQEELAKSINSLQEQQREVALSVQTQTEEKQQLTRTIWGLKEEKDCISQCLAGLKQEKEQLSRTVCGLKDERDQFIRSMSGLKEEKEQLTKSLSALERDKEAIIESLSSGKEEGDQIMQSLQSLQTESEQVSQAVLYMKEERDKLTNSLKCLKEQRDQEQLSHTLKEDQERLIKSVSSLEEEKGRIEHSISCLKQEEEQLMLTIRGLREERKGLQTLPPQIQTEERNQKLLNPSMTKKTETFAGSEDYAAQRCQTNNHRGTFIQEQSNLRRETEALGTELKRSQEELDKSLVEIKRLRSELRQSETRREETEKRAIQAAEEVARLTVAGYQMEETRRDNDNLTIQVKELQRKLTGLLREKTDALSLRAQIEEQYNILTAQLKAQTVALEELNSEYIALKRGQGSRDDLSAVLVSLRSRYSDIRAKYDALLKRKSQTGLDIAPLKAKLSCLVVKCQERNSLLVQMMKAMHRHGCIDPKLTEQVEHLLSDAALHDYTAAFTPGSHIKTRDYCTAFTPDFISKFQDYTSGFIPDQTNLTLSTSESKQQENGVTPGSTVQGSKSEKHIPIVKTESSTNLQGCSSEVSSAGTLIFKKNANSPVPTSPVQEHATVQGSSSPVVPVKESLITNKVQLSSSASGPVRATSRGVHHVDTKGMSSPDSDSLNDASVSPIPPSSSTRVSPSRRLSSPEKILNLHEQLQKTLMSSCQAPVSRGRGQQPRRSLSLSAPADLNPTFQTHKQNLSFNTPQTNSLPVTTASGQAKHALVVPTTNVGTNKSATLFNAVASRSANATFSPSMFTNHRLKADISKTTMLALSSSSTSQFSTVAPNKVESISSSQSNIKISPKLTEKITAVADVSVVTHKASTTPALRTTTFNSDAINPKTTAPDTTAPSASTAPKVNIFNMSSKMDGAASVYDSFGFTTSCTQSAHCSPERSNKSTRKFTPPPEKTKPSRPKPGAPAEVRSLEVIRTVGQSSLMIGWERPPLDELGCSNGTFVYGYRVFVDGDFHKSVMSSACTKCVLENVDLSVPVHISVQTLGSNGLSSNSVHTMYRTSVRTDQHGVTVS, encoded by the exons ATGGAGGATCACATGACTTCATCAGATGCAGCGGTTACCGGAAGCAGTTCAGTTGCCATGGGAACAGACTCTGTAGGAGCTGAGCCGGACCTGCAGATTCTGTGCAATAGACTGGACATCCTGGAGCAGAAAGCAGGTCCAACCGTCCAGCCTGAGAGCTATCTGAGGAACAG GATCAGGCAGTTGGAGAGGTCCGAGAGGAGCCTGCTGCTACAGCTATATCAACTAGCCTCTTCCTCCCAGCTCCCCAGCATGCAACACTCCCAGAGGCTGGACCAGAGACTCCATATGCTCAGGGAGGAGGTCAGGAACATG ACTCAAGAGAAGGAGCGAGGGGAGCGAGTGTGGAGAGATCGACTGCAGCGCTGTCAGAGGCAGCTGAAGGTCAAAGAGGAGGAGATGACTCGTCAGTCGCAGTattttgaaaactttaaaaccCAACTCCAACACAAGCTCAGCATTGCCCGGGACAGAGAGCAGCGTCTACAGAATCGGATCTATACTTTAGAGAAGCAGCTACTTGACATGACTGTGAGTGCTGCGAGTGGCATGGCATCAATCAGAGCCATCAGAATTACTGCTGGGACTGTAGCACACTTGGATGAACGAGACAGATTACCCTCCATGAGAGAAGAGGgggaaggagaagaggagaaaaaggaggagaagaggaagcaGTGGCAGACAAGTGTGGCAACTGAGAGAGAAGAAAGGCGAGAGGGTGATGAGGGAACGACAGAGAAAGATACTGAAGGAGGAAGAAACAAGGACATTAAACAGGCGTCAAATGAGGCCAGACTGCAAGGCTTCATTATCAGTCTGCAGGAGGATCTTAGGGTGCTGCTGGAGCGAGAGGAGGATAAGATGACTGAGCAGAGGGGACTAATGGAGCAGCTCCAGAAGACCCAGGAGAACAGCCACTTCCTGGGCTGTAAAGTGGAGGAGATGAAGGCAGAGGTGCACCAGTTAAAACTGTCTGAAAGCTCCCTAATGGATGAGGTGGAGGAGCTAAGAGAGGAGAACCAAAGACTCCAGCAGATCCTCAGGGACGCACCTATCCGAGCACCTAGCCAGTCATCCACAATCCCTGAGTTCACATGTCCGAGTCCTGGGACCAGCTCGCCTTGCTGCAGTCCTGCTGTTTGTTCTTTGCCCTTCAGCAGTCTCTCATACACCACTACCATGGGACAATCCTCAGCCGGGAGCCTaggagag ATCCAGTCAACCTCAGATGAGGAAAGAGGAAAGCCACATTCATCTGCTCTTCCATCAGTTTACCACCAGGCTGCAGCAGAGAgcaaacaaaccaacacagaGGATCATCCTTCATCAGTCAAATCAAAAACTCTATCTAAAATTGTTCCTCTTAACCTATTTCACCACGTTGGTGCCATATCTGACAAAAGCATTCAGTCACTTTCCATGACTACAGAGTCATTAGGTGAGTTTAAATTGGGAAACTGGTGCACTAAAGGGATCCTGAATTTGGAGGAAAGCCCCAGTGAAGAATCTGATGCCCTGAGGGAAGCGTACAGGAGCTTGGGCTTCAGTGAAGATCTTAGTGCTCTACAAGAGCAGCATGACGACCTAGAAGTTGCCCTGCAGCACACACAGGATCAGCTGCAGGTGTTGGCTCAGGAGAACGCTCAACTGAAACTACAACTCAGGAAACaagcagaggagcagcagacagagacaaAGCAAGAATGTTCAAAGGAAAAG ATCAACACAGTATTCACCAATGAGAGAGCTGACCATCTCCCATCATCCTCTGCCCAAGATGATACCATTCTTGCCCTTGCCCAGGGTGATCTCGTCAAAGCCCTGAATCAGGAAAACCGGGCCTTGGCAGATCGGATCCAGAAGCTGCTGGCTCACATTGAGCTCAGAGAGGAGGAGTTCATGAAACAGCAAACCCAGCTGAGCGACCACGTCTCCAGACTAGAGGAGGATGCGGTCAGGCTGGAGCAAGAGAACCAGGAACAAGGGTGTCTGATCTCAGAACTCACTAGAAAGACTGAGGATGATCTGAATACTATTATGGAGCTGCAGCAAAAGTTAGTGGAGAGTGTAGAGCATCAGGAGGAATCACAGGGTCATAAGCAACAGTGTAGTGAAAACAGAGATGCAGTATCAGGAGGTTCTGTACTGAACATCCAAGAAGAATGTATCAACAGTTTAGTTGAAAGTGTGctaaaaggagaagaaaaacagttgATATTCAGTCAAAAAGTGGACACTTTGACTACATCTGCAACATCTGTCTGTCAACATGATAACAATGACTCATTACAAAACAGTCTGCATGTTACTTCACTGACAGATCAAGTGGTCCATCTAAACAACTCAATCCAGAGCCttaaaacagaacaagaagAACTGGCTAAGTCCATAAATTCTCTCCAAGAGCAGCAAAGAGAAGTAGCTCTGTCAgtccaaacacaaacagaagagaaacagCAATTAACTCGTACGATTTGGGGACTGAAAGAGGAGAAAGATTGCATCTCTCAGTGTCTGGCTGGTcttaaacaagaaaaagagcAGCTAAGCAGGACAGTCTGTGGGCTGAAAGATGAGAGAGATCAGTTTATAAGGTCCATGAGTGGCttaaaagaggagaaagagcaGCTAACGAAGTCTTTATCTGCTCTTGAAAGAGATAAGGAGGCAATAATAGAATCTCTCTCAAGTGGAAAAGAAGAGGGAGATCAAATCATGCAGTCGCTGCAAAGTTTACAGACAGAGAGTGAGCAGGTAAGCCAGGCAGTGCTTTATatgaaagaagagagagacaaaCTAACCAATTCCCTTAAGTGTCTGAAGGAACAGAGAGACCAGGAACAATTATCCCACACTTTAAAAGAAGACCAGGAGAGGCTGATAAAGTCTGTTAGCAGtttggaagaagaaaaaggcagAATTGAACATTCAATCAGCTGCTTGAAACAAGAGGAAGAACAGTTAATGCTCACGATCCGAGGACtgagagaggaaagaaagggCCTGCAAACTCTCCCACCCCAAATACAAACAGAGGAGAGGAATCAGAAACTGCTGAATCCAAGTATGACGAAGAAGACTGAGACTTTTGCCGGGTCTGAAGATTATGCTGCACAAAGATGTCAGACTAATAACCACAGAGGAACGTTTATACAG GAGCAAAGCAATTTGAGGAGAGAGACTGAAGCTTTGGGAACAGAATTAAAGCGGTCACAAGAGGAACTGGACAAGAGCCTTGTAGAG ATCAAGAGGTTGCGTAGTGAACTGCGTCAGTCAGAAACCAGGAGggaggagacagagaaaagagcAATCCAAGCAGCCGAAGAGGTGGCGAGACTGACAGTCGCAGGATATCAGATGGAGGAGACCAGGAGGGATAATGACAACCTCACAATACAG gtgaaggagctgcagagaaaacTGACAGGCCTGCTCAGGGAGAAGACTGATGCTCTGTCACTGAGGGCTCAGATAGAGGAGCAGTACAACATCCTCACAGCTCAGCTCAAAGCTCAG ACCGTGGCACTAGAGGAGCTGAACTCAGAGTATATAGCTCTGAAAAGAGGGCAGGGCAGCAGGGATGATCTGAGTGCTGTTCTCGTCTCACTCAGGTCACGTTACAGTGACATCAGAGCTAAG tatGATGCACTCCTTAAACGGAAAAGCCAGACAGGTCTGGATATCGCTCCGTTAAAG GCTAAGCTGTCCTGCCTGGTGGTGAAGTGTCAGGAGAGGAACAGCTTGTTAGTTCAGATGATGAAGGCCATGCACAGACATGGATGTATAGACCCCAAACTCACAGAGCAGGTTGAGCATCTGCTCAGTGATGCAGCTCTGCACGACTACACTGCAGCATTTACACCAGGAAGCCACATTAAGACCCGAGACTACTGTACTGCCTTCACACCAGACTTTATTTCAAAATTTCAGGACTACACCAGTGGATTCATACCTGATCAGACCAACCTGACTCTATCCACATCTGAAAGCAAGCAACAAGAAAATGGAGTTACACCCGGATCTACAGTTCAAGGCAGCAAAAGTGAAAAACACATTCCCATAGTAAAAACTGAATCTTCAACCAATCTTCAAGGCTGCAGCAGTGAAGTCTCATCTGCAGGAACACTAATATTCAAGAAAAATGCCAACTCACCTGTGCCAACCTCACCTGTTCAAGAGCATGCCACTGTCCAGGGGTCATCGTCTCCTGTTGTTCCAGTTAAAGAGAGCCTGATCACCAATAAAGTACAG CTGTCTTCTTCTGCCAGTGGACCAGTCCGAGCAACCAGTCGTGGAGTTcatcatgttgacacaaaagGGATGTCATCCCCAGATTCAGACAGTTTGAATGACGCCTCAGTGAgtcccatccctccctcctccagCACACGAGTCAGTCCGAGCAGAAGGCTGAGTAGTCCCGAGAAGATCCTCAATCTACACGAACAACTGCAGAAGACTCTGATGAGCAGCTGTCAG GCTCCAGTGAGCAGAGGAAGAGGACAGCAGCCCAGGAGGAGTCTGTCACTCTCAGCTCCTGCAGACCTGAACCCAACCTTCCAGACACACAAGCAGAACCTCAGTTTCAATACTCCACAAACCAACTCTCTCCCAGTCACCACTGCGTCAGGCCAAGCTAAACACGCTCTAGTCGTACCAACTACAAATGTTGGCACTAATAAGTCAGCAACACTTTTTAATGCAGTTGCATCTAGATCTGCTAATGCCACATTCAGTCCCAGCATGTTTACAAACCATCGCCTTAAAGCGGACATTTCTAAAACAACTATGCTCGCTCTTTCTAGCTCTTCTACATCGCAGTTTTCCACTGTGGCCCCTAACAAAGTTGAATCCATATCAAGCAGTCAGTCTAATATAAAAATATCTCCAAAACTGACTGAGAAAATCACTGCTGTAGCTGATGTGTCTGTTGTTACACATAAAGCTTCTACTACTCCAGCCCTGAGGACCACTACCTTTAACTCTGATGCCATTAATCCAAAAACCACTGCCCCAGACACAACTGCCCCTAGCGCATCAACTGCCCCTAAGgttaatatttttaacatgaGTTCTAAAATGGATGGTGCTGCCTCTGTATATGATAGTTTTGGATTCACTACATCATGCACTCAGTCTGCTCATTGCTCTCCTGAGAGATCCAACAAATCTACCAGAAAGTTCACTCCTCCTCCAGAAAAGACTAAACCATCAAGACCCAAACCAG GAGCTCCAGCTGAGGTTCGCTCTCTTGAAGTCATCAGAACAGTGGGCCAGAGCAGCCTGATGATTGGCTGGGAGAGGCCGCCCCTCGATGAACTGGGCTGCAGTAACGGCACGTTTGTGTACGGATACAGA GTGTTTGTAGATGGGGACTTTCACAAATCCGTCATGAGCTCAGCGTGCACCAAG TGTGTTTTGGAGAACGTTGACCTGAGCGTCCCAGTCCATATCAGTGTCCAGACACTGGGATCTAATGGCCTCAGTTCGAACAGCGTCCACACCATGTACAGGACCTCGGTCAGAACAGACCAACACGGAGTCACAGTGTCCTGA